The Vallitalea okinawensis genome window below encodes:
- a CDS encoding sugar ABC transporter substrate-binding protein, whose protein sequence is MKFLRKSLAIFLLLTMVFTIAACSSDEETKTETTTKTEDTKKEETKKEEPADDEIVIGLSLPTQQEERWVRDKEKMEAAAEEAGVKLLVQVANNDVAQQDAQAKNLIAQGIDVLILAPQDAAAAASIVEAASEEGIPVISYDRLITNTDKLDYYLSFDNVRVGELQGAYITDLVSEGNYIIMSGAPTDNNAKLFKEGAMTYLQPLIDEGKVNVIVDQPVDDWKPENALKIIENALTKANNDVQAILAPNDGTAGGAIQALAAQGLDGQVPITGQDAELAAAQRIVEGTQSMTIFKDTRMLGAEAINIAIALANGEEVKTNGAVSNNSVDVPSVLLTPYVVDKDNIDELLIESGYLKKEDVYK, encoded by the coding sequence ATGAAATTTTTACGCAAAAGTTTAGCAATATTTTTATTATTAACAATGGTATTCACAATTGCAGCATGTTCTTCTGATGAAGAAACAAAAACTGAAACTACTACAAAAACAGAAGATACTAAGAAGGAAGAAACTAAAAAAGAAGAACCAGCAGACGATGAGATCGTTATTGGTTTATCATTACCTACTCAACAAGAAGAAAGATGGGTAAGAGATAAAGAGAAAATGGAAGCAGCAGCTGAAGAAGCTGGTGTTAAATTATTAGTTCAAGTAGCTAACAATGATGTGGCGCAGCAAGATGCACAAGCTAAAAACCTTATTGCACAAGGTATCGATGTGCTTATCTTAGCTCCACAAGATGCAGCTGCAGCAGCATCAATCGTAGAAGCAGCTAGTGAAGAGGGAATCCCTGTTATTTCTTATGATCGTTTGATCACAAACACAGATAAATTAGATTACTACCTTTCATTTGACAATGTAAGAGTAGGTGAGCTTCAAGGTGCTTATATCACTGACTTAGTATCAGAAGGTAATTATATCATCATGTCAGGTGCACCAACAGATAACAATGCTAAATTATTCAAAGAAGGTGCTATGACTTATCTTCAACCATTAATCGACGAAGGTAAAGTTAATGTCATCGTAGACCAACCAGTTGATGACTGGAAACCAGAAAACGCACTTAAAATCATAGAAAATGCTTTAACTAAAGCAAACAATGATGTACAAGCTATTTTAGCTCCTAACGATGGAACAGCTGGTGGTGCTATACAAGCTTTAGCAGCACAAGGTTTAGACGGTCAAGTTCCAATCACTGGACAAGATGCTGAATTAGCAGCAGCTCAAAGAATCGTAGAAGGTACTCAATCCATGACAATCTTCAAAGATACAAGAATGCTAGGTGCAGAAGCAATCAATATTGCTATTGCTCTTGCAAATGGTGAAGAAGTTAAAACAAACGGGGCTGTTAGCAATAACTCTGTAGACGTACCATCTGTTTTATTAACACCTTATGTAGTTGATAAAGATAATATAGATGAACTTCTAATAGAGAGCGGTTATTTAAAGAAAGAAGATGTATACAAGTAA